In the Juglans microcarpa x Juglans regia isolate MS1-56 chromosome 6D, Jm3101_v1.0, whole genome shotgun sequence genome, one interval contains:
- the LOC121235545 gene encoding subtilisin-like protease 3, whose protein sequence is MENKCGVLLKMVVISLLSLFFMLHLSPTMAQEESLKTIEIDENQSSLPTYIVHVKRPEGRITLQSEELDSWYESFLPSTSESSNEQPRMVYSFRNVVTGFAAKLTEEEVKAMEKMDGFISARPERILSLHTTHTPAFLGLHQGLGVWKDSNLGKGAIIGVLDTGILPDHPSFSDEGVPSPPAKWKGKCEFNAAACNNKLIGARSFQNGRKVVIPPFDDAGHGTHTASTAAGNFVKGANVFGSANGIAVGMAPFAHLAIYKVCSAGGGCAESDILAAMDTAVEDGVDVLSLSLGGGSSPFHADGIALGAFGAIQKGIFVSCSAGNGGPFYGSLSNEAPWILTVGASTIDRSFTATAKLGNGDQYDGESLFQPKDFNSTLLPLVYAGANGNMSSAFCAPGSLNDIDVRRKVVLCKRGGGIGRTEKGQVVALAGGAAMILMDLEINGFTTPADPHVLPATLVNYSAGLKILAYINSTSAPTATILFKGTVIGGSSAPIVASFSSRGPSEESPGILKPDIIGPGVNILAAWPVPVDNNTYSKSTFNVISGTSMSCPHLSGIAALLKSSHPSWSPAAIKSAIMTTADVLNLGGKPIFDQRLLPADIFATGAGHVNPTKANNPGLVYDTKPEDYIPYLCGLNYTDIQVELIVQRAVNCSQVEIIAEAELNYPSFSIVLGSSTQDYTRTVTNVGLANSTYTLDLLVPQGIGMSVNPNRLTFTEANQKVTYSVEFIPQSGSIGKPFSQGYLRWVSDRYSVTSPITIIFK, encoded by the coding sequence ATGGAGAACAAGTGTGGGGTGTTGCTAAAAATGGTCGTCATTTCTCTTCTTAGTCTCTTTTTCATGCTTCATCTCTCTCCAACTATGGCTCAAGAAGAATCTCTAAAGACCATCGAGATAGATGAAAATCAAAGCAGCTTACCGACATACATAGTTCACGTTAAAAGGCCAGAGGGTAGAATTACTTTGCAATCAGAAGAGTTGGATAGCTGGTACGAATCTTTCTTGCCTTCCACCAGCGAAAGCTCGAACGAGCAACCACGCATGGTGTATTCGTTCCGAAATGTGGTCACCGGTTTTGCAGCAAAATTGACAGAAGAGGAAGTGAAAGCCATGGAGAAGATGGATGGTTTCATTTCAGCACGGCCAGAAAGGATTCTGTCCTTACATACAACTCACACTCCTGCCTTCTTGGGGTTGCACCAGGGGTTGGGAGTTTGGAAAGATTCGAATTTGGGGAAGGGTGCGATAATTGGAGTTTTGGACACTGGGATACTGCCGGATCATCCTTCATTTAGTGATGAAGGAGTGCCTTCTCCCCCTGCTAAATGGAAAGGCAAGTGTGAATTCAATGCGGCGGCGTGCAATAACAAACTAATTGGCGCAAGAAGTTTCCAAAATGGAAGAAAAGTGGTTATACCGCCATTTGACGACGCAGGGCATGGCACCCACACGGCAAGCACTGCAGCGGGAAATTTTGTTAAAGGTGCCAACGTTTTTGGGAGTGCTAATGGTATTGCGGTTGGCATGGCGCCCTTTGCTCACTTGGCAATCTACAAAGTATGTTCCGCAGGCGGAGGTTGTGCCGAGAGTGACATATTGGCTGCGATGGACACTGCCGTTGAGGATGGTGTGGATGTGCTTTCCCTCTCTCTTGGTGGAGGCTCTTCTCCTTTCCATGCCGACGGGATTGCATTGGGTGCATTTGGTGCGATCCAAAAGGGAATTTTTGTAAGCTGTTCTGCTGGGAATGGCGGTCCCTTTTATGGTTCTTTATCGAACGAGGCCCCATGGATTCTCACAGTTGGAGCGAGCACCATTGACAGAAGCTTTACGGCAACAGCAAAACTTGGAAACGGGGATCAATATGATGGCGAATCCCTATTCCAGCCTAAAGATTTCAATTCAACATTATTGCCTCTTGTTTATGCAGGCGCAAATGGTAACATGTCATCTGCTTTCTGTGCCCCGGGATCCTTGAATGACATTGATGTGAGAAGAAAAGTAGTGTTGTGTAAGAGAGGAGGGGGGATTGGAAGAACTGAAAAAGGCCAAGTAGTTGCACTTGCTGGTGGAGCCGCCATGATTCTCATGGACCTAGAGATCAATGGCTTTACTACCCCAGCTGATCCTCACGTACTTCCTGCAACATTGGTGAACTATTCTGCGGGTTTGAAAATCCTAGCCTACATAAACTCAACCTCCGCACCAACAGCCACAATCTTGTTTAAAGGAACTGTAATTGGAGGCTCATCTGCTCCCATTGTTGCCTCCTTTTCTTCCAGAGGCCCAAGCGAAGAAAGCCCTGGAATCTTGAAACCAGACATCATTGGACCCGGCGTAAACATTCTAGCTGCATGGCCAGTTCCTGTGGACAATAACACGTATTCAAAATCAACATTTAACGTCATTTCCGGCACCTCAATGTCTTGCCCTCACCTCAGTGGCATTGCAGCTTTGCTCAAGAGCTCCCACCCCAGCTGGTCACCTGCTGCCATCAAGTCAGCAATCATGACCACCGCTGATGTGCTAAACCTTGGAGGAAAGCCCATTTTCGACCAAAGGCTTCTTCCTGCTGACATCTTTGCTACCGGTGCAGGCCATGTTAACCCAACAAAAGCAAACAACCCGGGGCTTGTTTACGACACCAAACCTGAGGATTACATTCCATATTTATGCGGTTTGAACTACACTGACATACAGGTAGAGCTCATTGTGCAACGCGCGGTGAACTGCTCGCAAGTAGAAATCATAGCGGAAGCAGAGTTAAACTATCCTTCATTTTCAATCGTACTGGGATCCAGCACTCAGGATTACACGCGGACGGTGACAAACGTTGGCCTGGCTAATTCCACTTATACTCTGGATCTTCTTGTACCTCAAGGGATAGGTATGAGTGTAAATCCTAACAGGCTTACATTCACAGAGGCGAACCAGAAGGTGACTTATTCAGTGGAATTCATCCCACAAAGTGGCAGCATCGGCAAGCCATTTTCTCAGGGATACCTGAGATGGGTTTCTGATCGTTACTCAGTTACAAGCCCAATAACTATCATTTTTAAATGA
- the LOC121235133 gene encoding LOW QUALITY PROTEIN: copper chaperone for superoxide dismutase, chloroplastic/cytosolic (The sequence of the model RefSeq protein was modified relative to this genomic sequence to represent the inferred CDS: inserted 1 base in 1 codon), which produces MAFLRSVAITSTAVAATALPAAFALSSLSSSQSSVSQKPINITFLSPARNQTPTRFGLVKAFAHPPSALHMDAPASHHKPTSQGDDTLPELLTEYMVDMKCEGCVDAVKNKLQTVSGVKNVEVDLSNQVVRILGSTPVKTMTEALEQTGRKARLIGQGVPEDFFISAAVAEFKGPXIFGVARLAQVNMELARVEAAFSGLSPGKHGWSINEFGDLTRGAASTGKVFNPINGRNSEEPLGDLGTLEADEKGNAFFSGVREKLRIADLIGRSLVIYGSEDKSDPGITAAVIARSAGVGENYKKLCTCDGTTIWESSDKDFAISKV; this is translated from the exons ATGGCATTTCTCAGGTCGGTGGCCATAACAAGCACTGCCGTAGCTGCCACTGCACTCCCTGCAGCCTTtgctctctcctctctctcttcctcccaaTCTTCAGTGTCCCAGAAACCCATAAACATCACCTTCCTCTCCCCCGCACGTAATCAAACCCCAACTCGATTTGGTCTCGTCAAGGCTTTCGCTCATCCGCCCTCGGCTCTCCACATGGACGCCCCAGCTTCTCATCACAAGCCCACCTCTCAG gGCGATGATACCTTACCAGAGCTACTG ACGGAGTACATGGTGGATATGAAATGTGAGGGTTGTGTCGACGCAGTGAAGAATAAGTTACAGACTGTTAGTG GGGTAAAAAATGTTGAGGTGGACTTAAGCAATCAAGTAGTGAGGATTCTTGGTTCAACGCCTGTGAAGACCATGACTGAAGCTTTAGAGCAGACGGGTCGAAAAGCCCGATTAATTGGGCAAGGGGTGCCTGAAG ATTTTTTTATCTCTGCTGCTGTTGCGGAATTCAAAGGTC AGATTTTTGGCGTGGCTCGCTTGGCTCAGGTGAATATGGAATTGGCTAGGGTTGAAGCCGCTTTTAGTGGGTTATCTCCTGGAAAACATGGTTGGTCCATTAATGAATTTGGAGATCTGACAAGAGGTGCCGCAAGCACTGGAAAAGTGTTTAATCCAATAAATGGAAGGAATTCAGAAGAg CCACTTGGTGACCTGGGAACATTAGAGGCTGATGAGAAAGGCAATGCATTCTTCTCAGGCGTCAGAGAGAAGCTGAGGATTGCTGATCTCATTGGGCGATCTTTAGTGATATATGGAAGTGAAGATAAATCAGATCCAGGTATTACAGCTGCTGTCATTGCTAGAAGTGCAGGGGTTGGTGAGAACTACAAAAAGCTTTGCACTTGTGATGGAACCACCATATGGGAATCAAGTGACAAAGATTTCGCTATCAGCAAGGTTTGA